GCGCGGCGGGTTCGGCGCCGTCCACGGACGGGGAGAGGCCCAGGCTGCGGAGCACGGCGGCAAGCTCACGGGGCGGCGCCGACGACGCCACAACCGTAGGGGCCAGCCTGACCAGGCCCAGTTGGGCGGCCTTCGGTCCCGCCAGCAGATCGGTGAGTGCGGTTTCATCCTCACTACGGATGAAGCTCGCAGCCTGGCCCACGTGCAGCCTGCCGTGCCGGGAAGCGGTGTCCTCCACCAGGTACTCCAGCGGCTGGGGAACCGCCGTGGCCGAATGCTCCCGGAGGAACGCCAGCAGCCCGGCGGCGTCATGGCCGCGGTCCAGTGCGCGTTTTACCGACTCCGCGGAGAACCTGTAGATGGTGGCAGGACCTTGCCCCTCGGCGTCGGCCATGACCAGGAGCTGCTCCGTCAGCGCAGGGGAAAGGTAGCCCGGAGCGACAGCGGTCAGGTCAGCCTGCAGCAGCACGTGATTTAGGGCCGCGGGCAGGTGCTTGCCCAGAATCGCAAGGGCGGCGTCGGGGCGGTCTTCGGCGAAGGCGCTCCCCAGCTGGCTCAGGGCACCAGAGCCCACCAGGCCGAGCATTTCAGCCTCGGCGAGGACGCCCCGGATCAGGGAACTGAACCGCCGGGCCATCCGCGGCTGGGACCATTCGGCGCGCTGCAGCACCGCAGCGGCATCGAGGACGGGCGCGCCGCCGTCGCCATCGTCGGCTTCCCGCGTCAGCTCAAGCAGGATTTCCAGGATGCGTTTGCGGACCACCGGGGCATCGGGGCGCTGCGCCCCGGCAGACAAGGCAGCAATGGTGGTCCCGGCGGCAGACCGGGCGGCCGCTGCTCCCGGCGCTGAATTGACGGGCTGGCCCACCATGGAGGGCACGCGCTCGCTGGCCAGCCAGGCGTTCACCAGCCACAGCCATTGTTCCTGCCGCGGAAGGACCAGCCACTCCAGCTCCGGCGGCTGCACCCATGATGACGAATCGACGTCGAGGCGGATCAGGCCGGCCAGGCCGCACAGTTCCAGCAGCCGGCCCACAGCGCCCTGGTCAACGCGCAGCTGTTCGGACAGCCGCCGCAGCTCGCGGACCCCCACGCCCCCGCTCCGCAACGTGGCCAGTGGCTGGGCCTCTACCGCATGCAACAGTTCGGACACCAGCCGGAGGGTTTCCGAAATAGCGCTCAGGGCTGCGTTCCTCCGCAGCGCCGCGGTGGTGTTGCCGAGCTCGGCAACCGGCGGGGCAAGGGTGAAGTCGTTGATGATCGCCCCGCCGCGCAGGGCCATCCCCACGCTGTGCGGCAGCTCGACGTGCGCCGCGTCCAGCGGCACCAGCAGCCCGCGTGCAAGGAGCCAGTCCACGGGCCCGACGTCGGCGCCTTCCGTAGTGACCGAGGCTCTCCGTTGCGCCTGGGGGACGGCACCCATGGCCCAGTTCCGGAACTTGGCGAGCAGCGCCGTCGTCCGTTCCGGGGCCCCGGCAAGGATGTCCCGCAGGGCTTCGGGGGACGATGTCCAGTGCTGGAGCGCCAGTGCCGCTTCCATGGGCGTGGTGGCGCCGTGGATCGCGAAGCCGCTGCGGTGCAGTTCGGAGACCAGCTGCACCGCCCGCTGGGCGAAAGCCGGCTGGAGGCGGACCAGCTCGGTATAGCTGCGCCCCAGGCCTGCGGGGTAGATTCCCACCACATCCTTGAGCGAACCTACGGGAAGGTAGTACGGCTGGCTGGCCGCCGGGGGCGGGGTGCCGTGCGGGGGAGCTGCGGGATGCACCAGGGCAAGCTCCTGCAGGGTGCCGATGATCTGCTCAACCACGGCCAGCGACGAACCCCGGATCAGCTGGTGCAGGCCTTCCGCTGAGGCGCTGTGCCCGGTATCGGTGTTGGTGCAGAGGTGCAGGGTTTCCAGGACCTGCATCTGGGGCCGGTTGAGCCGTTCGAGGGCGCGCTGGACGCTGACACGGGAACTGGCGCGCGCCGCCACCGCCGCGAAGTCCGGAACAGAGGGGGAAATGAGGTCCGGCCGCGCGGCGAACAACGCCCGCAGCGAATCATCGCTGCGTGCCTCCAGTTCCATGCCGAGCGCGCGAATGAGGGACATCAGTCCAACGTTACCGCCGCCCGGCCTTTCCCGCGCGCCGCCGGGCGGCAACGCCGTCCAGGACCAGCAGGAGCATCAGGATGAAGGCCGCAGGGAGGCCGTACAGCGCGGAGTACGTGACCCAGGTGGGGGCCACCGACCCAGCGAAGGCAAGCGCCATGACCGTCCCCACGGCTATGAGGGACAGCACGGCAATAACAGCGGCGAGGACCATCAGCGGCCGCCGGTAACGCGAGGGAGTCATGGACGTAACGCTACAGCGGCTCCGTTGGTGCGGTTAAACGCTCCCGGCGCCCTTGCGCCTGCGGCGGAACGGTGCTGCAGGAAGCGTAATCAGGCATCCGGCAGGATAACCTTGAAGGATACAGACCAACACGGTTTGCGCATGCCATACCTTGAACCCGCACAACAATGCGGATGCGGTGGTATGCGGCCGTGTCTCATGACAGCAGAACGAAGAAGGTTGATTACGTGCCTACCGGCAAGGTCAAGTGGTATGACAAGGACAAGGGCTTTGGGTTCCTCGCGGGCGAAGACGGCCAGGAGGTCTTCCTGCCCAAGTCGTCGCTGCCCGAAGGGGTAACGGAGCTGAAAGCCGGCACCCGGGTGGAGTTCGGTGTGGCGGACGGCCGCAAGGGTGCCCAGGCACTGGGCCTGCGGGTGCTGGACAAGACCCCGTCCATTGCCAAGGCCAAGCGCCCCAGTGCCAAGGACCTCGCCCCGCTGGTGCAGGACCTGGTGACCGTCCTGGACAATCTGTCCGGGACCCTGTCCAAGGGCAAGTACCCGGAGGGCAATAAGGGCAAGGCCATTGCCGCCGCCCTGCGCAAGGTTGCCGACGAGCTGGACGTTTAGGCGCCCATGAATCCCCAATCTGAACAGCCGGGCGCGCCAGTGCAGGAGCAGGCTGCCAAGACTCCGCCCACACGCAAGGCAGGCGTGCCCGTATGGCGTACGGGCAAGCCTGACGCTTTCCTGGCCGCGGCTGTTGATACGGCCCGGACGGCGGTGGAGAGCATCACGCCGGCCGCCACTATCGGGGCGCACCTTGCGGCCAAGAGCGAGGGCGACCGGCTGGTGACACACCTGTTCGAGTCCCGCTTGGCCGGATACACAGGCTGGCAGTGGTACGCGGTGCTGACCCGCAACTCACGTTCCAAGGTGGTCACCGTCAACGAACTGGGCCTGCTGCCGTCCGAGGATTCGATCCTCGCTCCGGAGTGGGTGCCGTGGGCCGAACGGGTCCGCCCCGAGGACGAACAGCCGCAGGAGCCCGAGGTTGGTGGGCACGAAGCGGAGGTCGGAGAGCCGGAAGCGCAGGAAACAGCGGCAAGTGACAAAGGCCGGCAGGATTCAGGGCAGCAAGGGGAACCAGCGGACGACGACGGAGCGCAGGCAGGAGCCTAGCCGCACCTTCGCCGGGAGACCGGCCCCGCCCTCTGCCGGGCGCAACGAAAACGGCGCCGTCCGGGACAAACCCGGGCGGCGCCGTCGTACGTTAAAAGTGCCTGCCTGTGGACAGGGCCCAAGTGTGGGCAGGGCCTACTTGCGCAGCTCGCCCACCACATAGTCGATGCTGGCGAGCAGGGCGGAGACGTCGCTGGGCTCGATGGCCACGAAGGTAGCGATGCGCAGCTGGTTGCGGCCCAGCTTCCGGTAGGGCTCGGTGTCCACGATTCCGTTGGCGCGCAGGATCTTGGCTACGGCGGCGGCGTCCACAGACTCGTCGAAGTCGATGGTGGCGATGACGTTGGAACGCTCCTCCGGCTTGGCCACGAACGGGCTGGCGAAATCGGAAGCCTCGGCCCAGCTGTAGATGCGTCCGGCGGAATCGGCAGTGCGTCCGGCCGCAAAATCCAGGCCGCCATTGGAGTTGAGCCATTGGACCTGCGCGTTCAGGGTCACCAGCGTGGACAGCGACGGCGTGTTGTAGGTCTGGTTCAGGCGGGAGTTGTCGATGGCGGTCTGGAGGTCCAGGAAGTCCGGGATCCACCGTCCACTGGCCTTGATGCGGGCGGCCCGCTCCAGCGCGGCGGGGGAGAACAGGCCCAGCCAGAGCCCGCCGTCGGAAGCAAAGTTCTTCTGCGGTGCGAAGTAGTAGACATCGCTCTGGGCAACGTCCACGTCCAGGCCGCCTGCGGCCGAGGTGGCGTCCACCAGGACCAGGGATCCCTCGTCGGCTCCGGCAACCCGCTGGACCGGGGCTGCCACGCCGGTGGAGGTCTCATTCTGCGGCCACGCGTAAACGTCCACGCCGGCCTCGGCCTGCGCCGTGGGTCGCGTGCCGGGCTCGGACTTGATGATGGAGGAGGATTCCAGGAAAGGGGCCTTGTTGGTGGCCGCAGCAAACTTGGATCCGAACTCGCCGAAGGAGAGGTGCTGGGCCTTCTTCTCCACCAGGCCGAAGCTGGCGATGTCCCAGAAAGCAGTGGAGCCGCCAACGCCAAGGACAACCTCGTAGCCCTCGGGGGCACGGAAGAACTGGCTCAGCCCTTCACGGACGGACCCCACCAGGTTCTTGACCGGTGCCTGCCGGTGCGACGTGCCCAGGATGGTTTTGGATGCGGCTGCGAGGGCATCGATCTGTTCCTGCCGGACCTTTGACGGGCCGGCGCCGAACCGTCCGTCCTTGGGCAGGAGGTCGGCGGGAATCGTGATGCTGGTGTCGCTCACAGGTGCTCCAATTCGGCGGGGACGAACGTTTTGGTCCGGACGGACGGGTTGTGGTGGCCGGCAGCCGGGCGGCGGCCGTGCCATAGGCCTTCCCCATTCTGCCTGAACAGCAGCGGCGGGCGGGAACCGGCAGCGGCAAAGTCCAGACACTGAGACAATGCGGCGCGTGTGCAAGTGTTCCATGCATGCACCTGGTGCGGTTCCCTGTGGGGTCGCGGCTATTCGGACAAAGTCAAAATAGGCTAAGCTTTCCCCCGGACTACCTCGCGGGAAGAGGCGATACGGTGGGACAACGCAAGGTACTGCGCCCGAGGAGCTGAGCTGGATGACGGATCTGATCGACACTACGGAGATGTACCTCAGGACCATCCTGGAGCTTGAGGAAGAAAACATCGTTGCCCTCCGGGCCCGTATTGCCGAGCGCCTGCGCCATTCCGGCCCCACCGTCTCCCAGACCATCGGCAGGATGGAGCGCGACGGGCTCGTTGTGGTCTCCGGCGACAGGCATCTGGAACTCACGGACACCGGCCGCAAGCGGGCCACCGAAGTGATGCGCAAGCATCGGCTCGCCGAACGCCTGCTGGCGGACGTTATTGGGCTGGACTGGGCCTACGTCCACGATGAAGCCTGCCGCTGGGAACATGTGATGAGTGAGAGGGTGGAGCGGCGCATCTACGAGATGCTGGACCACCCCACCGAGTCCCCATACGGCAACCCCATCCCCGGCCTTGCCGCGCTGGGCGGCCAGCCGGCCCCCGGCTTTGGTGACGGGGCCATCAGCCTGGTGGAGGCGATGAAGAGCTACGGGCCTGCGTCGGGCGTGACCATCAGCCGCCTCGCGGAACCGATCCAGGTGGAGCCCGAACTGCTGGCGCAGTTGGACGAAGGCGGAATCCGGCCCGGCGCTGCCGTGACCCTGGAACGCGTGGGCGATTACATCTCGGTGCGGGTGACCGGGATTGAAGGAGCGCTGGAGCTTCCGCCCGAGGTGGCCGCGCATGTCTTCGTGGCCATCAAGCAGGGCTGAAGCGGGACTTCCATACCCCGGGCCTGCCCTTCCACGCAAAGATAACGGAATTGTTACCAAGGGTCTTAAGCCCCTATAGTAGAACCAGTCGTTGAAACTTAAGCGTTACCTGATCCGGAGCCGAGCTCTGCCAGCGGGTCAGGTGCACGAGTCGTTACTGGCAGAGGCGGGGGAACCACAATCGGCAGCGGGGGACTGCCTTGGGGTGAAGTCCGTCAGCAGCAAGCCTCTCCAGTGAAGGATTCTTCCGGGAATATCCCTGCGCAGAAGCTTGCCCTTGGCGGGCCGGGTCTTTGATCTCTCTGACCCGAATCCGACAGCTAACTCCGCAGGCTTCTCCAGAGAGGAAACCCTTCTTGACCATGCAGACCCCCCGGGGACGCCGCCGTGCTGCCGGCCCCCCTTCGGCACCGCGGGTTGTCGAAGATGCCGCAGCGGAGCGCCCCCGCGACCTCCATCGCGACGCCCGCCGCCGCCGGGGTCCATTCCGCCAGATGACGGAGTTTGCAGCCGCCAGCGGCATAGGCCAGAAAGCCGGCATGGCCCTTGCTGCCACCGGCCTGGTTCTGACTGTGACTGTGCCCGCCACAGGTCCCGTTATGGCCACTGACGCCGCCGGCAGCGCCCCGGTCGCAGCCTCCTCCGTCACGCCCCAGCCCCAGATTTCAGCAGATATCGGTGCCCAGATCGACTTCAGCCGCTCGGCAGTGGTGACCCAGGCCGATCCGGACGGAAAGCTGAAGCAACTCCTGAGTGCCCAGTCGGCCGGCTCCGTGACGCGTGCCGCGTCAGCCGGCACCCTGGCCGCACCGCTGGCCTCGCTTGTCACCGCTTCCCCCTTCGGTTACAGGGTCAGTCCCATTACCGGGGGCTCGGGCGACTTCCACAGGGGCCAGGACTTTGTGGCGCAATGCGGGACCTCCGTCCTGGCGGCCGCCACCGGTACCGTGACCTTCGCCGGCTGGCATCAGTTCGGCGGCGGAAACCGGGTGGTTATTGACCATGGAAATGGGCTGGAAACCACGTACAACCACCTGTCATCCTTCAACGTCAAGGTGGGCCAGACCGTGTCCCGCGGGGACGTTGTGGCCCTGAGCGGCACCACCGGCGCGTCCACCGGCTGCCACCTGCACTTCGAGGTCCAGGTCAACGGCGAAGTGGTCGATCCCATGGGCTGGTTGTAACCGAATGATTGTCCACTCTCAGATCGCCGTGACTCGCCGTGACCTGAATGTGACATTGAAACAAAACTGCTGTACCGTCTAACTCGCGTCAACTTTTCCGAAGTTGACGCTCTTGAGTGGATTGCCTAACTCTGCCACCGCTCAAGGTCCGTTCGCATTTCATCGTCTGGCAGGGGCGGGGGAACCAATTTCGGCCTTCTTCCAGAAGGTCTTGGGGTTAAGTCACAAGCTTCCCAGGAAGCAGCGTGGCCGGGTGACTCCCATCCGAATCCGACAGCTCACCTCGCAGGCATTGGGAGAGGCTACCTTCGTGTCTTCACGCCATCATTCTGCGCGCCACCGTGCGCAAACGGTTCGCACCAGCCCCTTGGATGCCGTTTCCAAGGCCGTAAGTGCAAATGCCGGGACCGTAGGCCGCCAGGCTGCCGTTGTGGCAGCCGCATCGGGCCTCATCCTGAGCATGGGACTGCCGGCCACCGCTGCCGACACCACTGCCGGTGTCTCAGCGTCCACCGAGTCCGGTTCGGCCCAGACGGCCCTCGCCGTCACCGCTGCCCCCACTGCTACGGTTTCCTTCGAGCGCCCCGTGGTGAAGACCACCGCTGCTCCGAAGGTGGAAGCGGTGCGCACCCAGTCCACCGACACGGCGAACGGCGCAGCCACTGCTGCCGCTGCCGCCGGCCAGGACGCCTCCCCGGTCACCAAGACCGCCGAGACCGTGTCCTCCGCGTCCACCTCAGGCATCGCAGCCATCGCCTACACCGGCATCGGCCACTCGTACGTCTGGGGCGGCACCAGCCCCGTCACCGGTTGGGACTGCTCCGGTTTCGTGCAGTGGGTGTACGCCCAGGCCGGCATCAGCATTCCCCGCACCAACGCGTGGACCATCATGAGCCCCACCTCCACCCCGCAGCCCGGTGACCTGGTTGTCCAGAACGGTGGAGCGCACGTCGGCATCTACGTCGGCAACGGCATGATGATCAGCGCACTCAACCCCTCACAGGGCACGCTGCTCCACTCGCCTGCAGCCACCGGTAGCTCGTCGTACTACCACCTCAACAAATAGTTCTTGGGCTCCATGCTCCAAGGGCTATTTCTTTGCCCAAAGCTTCTTCGCTAGAAACCACATCCCCGTTCGGGACGCGCCGGCGTACCCCCAAGATGCCGGCGCGTCTACCACCCTTTGCCTGCCTACATGCGGTCGCAAGGAAAACGAAAGAGAGAACTGATGACGACTCGTGCTACCGCACGGCACCGCGCCGAGGTCACCAAGACCAACTCGATCGCAGTCATTGCCAAGGCTGTCAGCGACAACGCCGGCGGCATGGGCCGCCAGGCCGCGGTCATTGCCGCAGCTTCCGGCCTGGTCCTGACCAGCGGCATTGCCGCGAATGCCGCCGACGCGAACGTCAAGCGCGACTCTGCTCCCGCCTCCGCGCTGGAAGTTGAATCCGCGGTCGACGCCCCGATTTCCGCAGCTTCCACCATCGCCATCAGCTTCGAGAAGCCCGCCGTGACCACCACGCCGGCGCCCGTCGTCGAGCCGGAGCCGCAGGTTGAAGTGCAGGAAGCTGCCCCTGCTCCCGCCGCGGAGCCCGCTGCCCAGCCCGTTGCCGCTCCCAAGGTCACGGCCAAGGTTGCCACCGCTGCTGCCCCGGCCGCTCCTGCGGCGCAGGCTTCCGCCAGTGGCAAGGGTGCCGCAATCCTCTCCGCCGCCTACGCCCAGCTCGGTGTCCACCAGGACTGCACCATGCTGGTGACCAACGCCTTGGCCGCCGTCGGCATCCACTTCCATGACTGGCCCGCCGGGTACCTTTCCCTCGGTGACACGGTGCCTGCCTCCCAGGCCCAGCCCGGAGACCTCATCTACTACGCCGATGGTGGTGGAGGAATGGCACACATCGCTGTCTACGCCGGAAATGGCATGGCCGTCCATGGCGGCTTCAACGGCAACGACACCGTGGTCTTCAGCGCAAACGTGGGCTCCGGACCGGTTTTCATCCACGTCAGGTAAGCACCCCGCGTGCGGCACAGGCAACAGCCGGTGCCTACCGTCAAAGGACCCCCGCCCTCCCGGCGGGGGTCCTTTGCGTTTAAAGCAGCTCCAGGCCGGCCGGGGATGACTGCCCGGCGTCGCCTTTTCCGGCACGGCATCCGGGCGGCGATTACCTGATTTTGCACTTCTCTGTTTACTCTTGTGATGTCGATCCATAGCCCGGACATGCCGAGGGCAGCCGGCCCTCGTGCCCCTGACGGGTGCGGCCGTGAAGAGGTAAGTGCATGCGCACTCTCGTTCTGAATGCTGGATATGAACCGCTGGCGGTTATTACTTTCCGCCGGGCGCTGGTGCTTGTGCTCACAGGCAAGGCGAGCGTCGTGGCCGAAGGGGATGACCCCGTGGTGGGGCCCACCGACGTCCTGGGCCGTCCGTCCGTGATCCTCCTCAACCGGTACATCCGGCCCCGATACAACCACTCCACGGCTGTCAGCCGCAGGGGTGTGCTCAGACGCGACGGCCATAAATGCGCGTACTGCGGCAAGGCGGCGCACACCATTGACCATGTACACCCCAAATCCCGGGGTGGGGCTGACTCATGGGAGAACCTGGTGGCCGCCTGCCTCCGCTGCAACAACGTCAAGGGCGACCACACCCCGACCGAGATGGGCTGGACCCTTCGGTTCGTGCCCGAGCCTCCGCGCGGCACTATCTGGCAGATCAAGGAACTGGAGAAGCCCACCCCCGCGTGGGATCCGTTCCTTCTTCCCGAACGCGCTGCCTGACCCCGTCCTGGGGAAGCGGCGTGATTCCTGCGCCGGCCGGTGGTTAGGCTGGGGGAGTGCAAGAGAACAGCTTGGCTTTTAATGCCCTGATCTTGGCCGGCGGCCGGTCATCGCGGCTGGGCGGCGTACCCAAGCAGTCCCTTGTCTTCCGCGGCCAGACGCTGCTGGAACGGGCACTGGCTGCTGCAGCCGGTGCCCGCCGCACTGTCGTCGTCGGCGACGCCGGTTTCCTGTCATCCCAGGGCACAGCATCACACCCGGTAGCCCAGGCCAGCTGGCCGCCCGGTGTTCTCACGTGCCGGGAGGAGCCGCCGTTCGCGGGGCCCGCGGCTGCCATCGGCACCGGGCTGCACGCCCTGGAGGAATATGGGGGAGATGCGCCCTTTACCCTGGTGCTGGCCTGCGACATGCCGCTTGCGTCTGGGGCCGTCGCTGTGTTGCGGGAGGCGCTTTTCGCGTCTCCCACCCGCCCCGGGGAAGGTGGCGGAGGGGGCGTGATGGCCCGGTCCGGCGACGGAAGGGCGCAGCCGTTGGCGGCTTTTTACAGCACGCCCGGGTTAAAAAAAGCGTGCGCGGAGTTGGCTGCCCGCAACGCGCTGGTCAACGGCTCTGTCAGGGCTCTCCTTGCTAGTCTGGACGTGCAGCTTGTCACAGTCCCCGCCGGGTCCACCTCCGATGTGGATACCTGGGACGATGCTGCCGCGCTGGGGATTGCCGCCGAGAGCCAGCGTGAAAGCAAGGACCCGAGCACGGGCGGAACTAACGTGGGAGGCAAGTCGTGAAAAGCCAGGACGAAACGCTGGAAGAATGGTGCAGGTCCCTTCTCCAGGCCTACAAGCTTGAGGACGTCCAGGTAGACATCAACGCAGTGCTGGCACTCGCCGGTGTTGCCGCCCATGCCGTTGTCCGGCCGGCCGCTCCGCTTACCACCTTCATTGCCGGCTTTGCCGCAGGCCTGGCTGCCGCTCCCGGCAGGGAGATGGACGCAGCCTCCATGGACGCGGCTTTGGCCGTTGCCCGTTCCCTGGCAGCTGACTACGACGCTGAAGCCGCCGGGACTCCCGGCGAATGACTGCAGAAACCCGGAGCGATCCGGCGGCGCCGCCCGGTACCGGCCCCGAGGACGCCGGCCCGGGAGAAACCGCCCGGGAAGAAAGCGGTACGGCTGACGCCGAATTCGGCACCACGGAGCCGGGCGAAGCCGAACCCGGGCGCTCCCACCACCATCACCTGGCACACACGTGGGAAGAAGCCCGGCAGGCTGCCTACGATGCGGCCACCCCGATTCCGCCCGGCCCTGTGGCCCTGAACATTGCCCTGGGCCGAAAACTTGACCAGGACATCGTGGCCCTGCAAGACATGCCGCACTATGCGTCCTCGGCCATGGACGGCTGGGCAGTCAATGGAAGCGGGCCCTGGATTCCGGTGGAGCCGGGCACCCGGCTGGCGCCGCACCAGGCCAGTCCCATTGCCACGGGTGGCCTGATCCCCGTGGGCGGCAAGGCAGTCCTCCGTACCGAAAGCGCAGTCCTGGGCCAGGACGATGAGGGCCCGGTGGTGATGGTGGGAGGCAAGGCCCGGCCGGGCGAACCGCGCGCGGGTGAACACATCAGGAAGGCCGGGGAGGAAGCCGTTGAAGGGGACATCCTGGTCAAGGCCGGGGTGGAACTCAACCCGGCACACCTGGCCCTTGCGGCACTGGCAGGCTACGACGAAGTGCAGGTCCAGGGAAAGCCGGTGGTGCGTCTGGTGCTGACCGGATCCGAGGTGGTGGAACGCGGTACGCCGGCTCCCGGCCAGGTGCGCGATACGTTCGGCCCGCAACTGCCGGCGGTCGTCGCCATGCTCGGGGGTATCCATGCGGGGCAGCAGCGGATCGGCGATTCGTATGCGGAATGGCTTGCGGCGCTCGAAGACGTGCTGCCGGAGGCGCCGGACGCGCCCGACCTGCCGGCCGACGTCGTTATTACCACCGGAGGCACCGGGCGCTCAGGCACAGACCACCTCCGGCGGGCTGTTGCCGAACTTGGCGGCCGGCTCATCATCGACGGCGTGGCAATGCGGCCCGGCCACCCGGCCGTCCTGGCCGAACTGCGGGACGGC
This window of the Pseudarthrobacter defluvii genome carries:
- a CDS encoding NlpC/P60 family protein, which encodes MTTRATARHRAEVTKTNSIAVIAKAVSDNAGGMGRQAAVIAAASGLVLTSGIAANAADANVKRDSAPASALEVESAVDAPISAASTIAISFEKPAVTTTPAPVVEPEPQVEVQEAAPAPAAEPAAQPVAAPKVTAKVATAAAPAAPAAQASASGKGAAILSAAYAQLGVHQDCTMLVTNALAAVGIHFHDWPAGYLSLGDTVPASQAQPGDLIYYADGGGGMAHIAVYAGNGMAVHGGFNGNDTVVFSANVGSGPVFIHVR
- the serC gene encoding phosphoserine transaminase, which codes for MSDTSITIPADLLPKDGRFGAGPSKVRQEQIDALAAASKTILGTSHRQAPVKNLVGSVREGLSQFFRAPEGYEVVLGVGGSTAFWDIASFGLVEKKAQHLSFGEFGSKFAAATNKAPFLESSSIIKSEPGTRPTAQAEAGVDVYAWPQNETSTGVAAPVQRVAGADEGSLVLVDATSAAGGLDVDVAQSDVYYFAPQKNFASDGGLWLGLFSPAALERAARIKASGRWIPDFLDLQTAIDNSRLNQTYNTPSLSTLVTLNAQVQWLNSNGGLDFAAGRTADSAGRIYSWAEASDFASPFVAKPEERSNVIATIDFDESVDAAAVAKILRANGIVDTEPYRKLGRNQLRIATFVAIEPSDVSALLASIDYVVGELRK
- a CDS encoding DUF6457 domain-containing protein, whose amino-acid sequence is MKSQDETLEEWCRSLLQAYKLEDVQVDINAVLALAGVAAHAVVRPAAPLTTFIAGFAAGLAAAPGREMDAASMDAALAVARSLAADYDAEAAGTPGE
- a CDS encoding M23 family metallopeptidase, which codes for MQTPRGRRRAAGPPSAPRVVEDAAAERPRDLHRDARRRRGPFRQMTEFAAASGIGQKAGMALAATGLVLTVTVPATGPVMATDAAGSAPVAASSVTPQPQISADIGAQIDFSRSAVVTQADPDGKLKQLLSAQSAGSVTRAASAGTLAAPLASLVTASPFGYRVSPITGGSGDFHRGQDFVAQCGTSVLAAATGTVTFAGWHQFGGGNRVVIDHGNGLETTYNHLSSFNVKVGQTVSRGDVVALSGTTGASTGCHLHFEVQVNGEVVDPMGWL
- a CDS encoding helicase-associated domain-containing protein, with translation MSLIRALGMELEARSDDSLRALFAARPDLISPSVPDFAAVAARASSRVSVQRALERLNRPQMQVLETLHLCTNTDTGHSASAEGLHQLIRGSSLAVVEQIIGTLQELALVHPAAPPHGTPPPAASQPYYLPVGSLKDVVGIYPAGLGRSYTELVRLQPAFAQRAVQLVSELHRSGFAIHGATTPMEAALALQHWTSSPEALRDILAGAPERTTALLAKFRNWAMGAVPQAQRRASVTTEGADVGPVDWLLARGLLVPLDAAHVELPHSVGMALRGGAIINDFTLAPPVAELGNTTAALRRNAALSAISETLRLVSELLHAVEAQPLATLRSGGVGVRELRRLSEQLRVDQGAVGRLLELCGLAGLIRLDVDSSSWVQPPELEWLVLPRQEQWLWLVNAWLASERVPSMVGQPVNSAPGAAAARSAAGTTIAALSAGAQRPDAPVVRKRILEILLELTREADDGDGGAPVLDAAAVLQRAEWSQPRMARRFSSLIRGVLAEAEMLGLVGSGALSQLGSAFAEDRPDAALAILGKHLPAALNHVLLQADLTAVAPGYLSPALTEQLLVMADAEGQGPATIYRFSAESVKRALDRGHDAAGLLAFLREHSATAVPQPLEYLVEDTASRHGRLHVGQAASFIRSEDETALTDLLAGPKAAQLGLVRLAPTVVASSAPPRELAAVLRSLGLSPSVDGAEPAAHLRRPAAPQESLRPVYTAPRMAPAAEEVEAQLDVLRQAGAAVGHHPGATTGSEVATQLGLEALQRAIRLKQRINMNVVDNLGNASLEVVVPLSVSGGRVRVFDPAKDTERVLSVHRIIDIEAAEELRQ
- a CDS encoding C40 family peptidase translates to MGLPATAADTTAGVSASTESGSAQTALAVTAAPTATVSFERPVVKTTAAPKVEAVRTQSTDTANGAATAAAAAGQDASPVTKTAETVSSASTSGIAAIAYTGIGHSYVWGGTSPVTGWDCSGFVQWVYAQAGISIPRTNAWTIMSPTSTPQPGDLVVQNGGAHVGIYVGNGMMISALNPSQGTLLHSPAATGSSSYYHLNK
- a CDS encoding cold-shock protein, translated to MPTGKVKWYDKDKGFGFLAGEDGQEVFLPKSSLPEGVTELKAGTRVEFGVADGRKGAQALGLRVLDKTPSIAKAKRPSAKDLAPLVQDLVTVLDNLSGTLSKGKYPEGNKGKAIAAALRKVADELDV
- a CDS encoding molybdopterin molybdotransferase MoeA, giving the protein MTAETRSDPAAPPGTGPEDAGPGETAREESGTADAEFGTTEPGEAEPGRSHHHHLAHTWEEARQAAYDAATPIPPGPVALNIALGRKLDQDIVALQDMPHYASSAMDGWAVNGSGPWIPVEPGTRLAPHQASPIATGGLIPVGGKAVLRTESAVLGQDDEGPVVMVGGKARPGEPRAGEHIRKAGEEAVEGDILVKAGVELNPAHLALAALAGYDEVQVQGKPVVRLVLTGSEVVERGTPAPGQVRDTFGPQLPAVVAMLGGIHAGQQRIGDSYAEWLAALEDVLPEAPDAPDLPADVVITTGGTGRSGTDHLRRAVAELGGRLIIDGVAMRPGHPAVLAELRDGRFVLGLPGNPLAAMMALSTVGAPLFAALGHRAMPHVQEVPCGTMIEADPGRTRLMPFRLLYGMASPAQHTGPGMMRGLAAADGVLVVPPHGVQLGEPVPAFALPWGPPIPPSKEGAAKAKPRSNARAGQPKGKPGSNGPVDWSALLG
- a CDS encoding metal-dependent transcriptional regulator — protein: MTDLIDTTEMYLRTILELEEENIVALRARIAERLRHSGPTVSQTIGRMERDGLVVVSGDRHLELTDTGRKRATEVMRKHRLAERLLADVIGLDWAYVHDEACRWEHVMSERVERRIYEMLDHPTESPYGNPIPGLAALGGQPAPGFGDGAISLVEAMKSYGPASGVTISRLAEPIQVEPELLAQLDEGGIRPGAAVTLERVGDYISVRVTGIEGALELPPEVAAHVFVAIKQG
- the mobA gene encoding molybdenum cofactor guanylyltransferase, whose translation is MQENSLAFNALILAGGRSSRLGGVPKQSLVFRGQTLLERALAAAAGARRTVVVGDAGFLSSQGTASHPVAQASWPPGVLTCREEPPFAGPAAAIGTGLHALEEYGGDAPFTLVLACDMPLASGAVAVLREALFASPTRPGEGGGGGVMARSGDGRAQPLAAFYSTPGLKKACAELAARNALVNGSVRALLASLDVQLVTVPAGSTSDVDTWDDAAALGIAAESQRESKDPSTGGTNVGGKS
- a CDS encoding HNH endonuclease → MRTLVLNAGYEPLAVITFRRALVLVLTGKASVVAEGDDPVVGPTDVLGRPSVILLNRYIRPRYNHSTAVSRRGVLRRDGHKCAYCGKAAHTIDHVHPKSRGGADSWENLVAACLRCNNVKGDHTPTEMGWTLRFVPEPPRGTIWQIKELEKPTPAWDPFLLPERAA
- a CDS encoding DUF3027 domain-containing protein, translating into MNPQSEQPGAPVQEQAAKTPPTRKAGVPVWRTGKPDAFLAAAVDTARTAVESITPAATIGAHLAAKSEGDRLVTHLFESRLAGYTGWQWYAVLTRNSRSKVVTVNELGLLPSEDSILAPEWVPWAERVRPEDEQPQEPEVGGHEAEVGEPEAQETAASDKGRQDSGQQGEPADDDGAQAGA